Proteins co-encoded in one Neodiprion lecontei isolate iyNeoLeco1 chromosome 3, iyNeoLeco1.1, whole genome shotgun sequence genomic window:
- the LOC124293714 gene encoding putative nuclease HARBI1, protein MRIIYIYVCKLYNKDDVKRNYDTLMAMVMLLVDIADFEEEDEELLQLRITCKRLRDELNVFNLPDIQFKNLFRVSKDLVRDLVTELRPHLQRERPNGLSVETQVLCAIRFYAVGSYQRAIGQDFALALSQTAVSRCIRSVSVAINDHMLCRWIKFPATPEQREAAKIKFANAPRPFPGAIGAIDCTHVGIVAPKENEEAFVNHHGYHSMNVQMICDPEHRILNVSARFPGSRHDAVIWMQSPVRNLMELCHRQGERQTWLLDDSGYPLEPWLLTPISNAPNGSPEYIYIPLHIVVPAQL, encoded by the exons atgcgcatcatatacatatatgtgtgtaaatTATACAACAAGGACGATGTTAAAAGAAATTACGATACACTT aTGGCTATGGTAATGTTACTCGTCGATATAGCAGATTTTGAAGAAGAGGACGAAGAATTATTACAGTTACGAATCACCTGCAAGAGGTTGCGCGATGAGCTGAATGTATTCAATTTACCAGATATTCagttcaaaaatttgttcagaGTTTCAAAAGATTTAGTGAGGGACCTCGTGACAGAACTGAGACCACATCTGCAACGTGAACGCCCAAATGGTCTTTCAGTGGAAACTCAA GTTCTTTGCGCCATTCGGTTTTATGCAGTTGGTTCTTATCAAAGAGCAATAGGACAGGATTTTGCATTGGCTTTGAGTCAGACTGCAGTCAGCCGGTGTATCAGATCAGTGTCCGTTGCTATCAACGATCATATGCTTTGCCGATGGATTAAATTCCCTGCCACTCCGGAGCAAAGAGAGGCagctaaaataaaatttgctaATGCTCCACGACCATTTCCTGGAGCAATTGGCGCAATAGACTGCACTCATGTCGGAATTGTTGCTCCTAAAGAGAATGAGGAAGCTTTTGTGAATCACCATGGTTATCATTCTATGAATGTTCAAATG ATTTGTGATCCAGAACACCGTATTTTAAATGTGAGCGCCAGATTCCCAGGATCTCGTCATGATGCTGTAATTTGGATGCAATCACCTGTGCGCAATCTTATGGAGCTGTGTCACAGGCAAGGCGAGAGGCAAACATGGTTGTTGG ATGATTCAGGCTATCCTTTGGAACCATGGCTCTTGACACCAATATCGAATGCTCCAAATGGATCACctgagtatatatatataccgctGCACATTGTAGTGCCCGCTCAGTTATAG